One genomic segment of Aquipluma nitroreducens includes these proteins:
- a CDS encoding SusC/RagA family TonB-linked outer membrane protein — protein MKLTTVLILAVTMQISATVYSQSTKFSMDFKGKTVREVFNIIEGQSRFRFFFNDDFRLIDEKVNLDVKDVSVEAILDELFLNSDISYKVLPNDLIVLTASNNQGLAPVNQSKTIKGKVVDVEGLPLPGVTVYLKGTTGGTITSGDGTYNLPVPANAKTLVFSFVGMETKEIALGSQSEINVTMAENTIGIEEVVAIGYGVQKKESLTGAISGVTSEDMDRVHSTTVSSALAGKLAGVSFRMADGRPGSSANIQIRNMGNPLYVIDGIQKDAAQFNNISPNDIESLTILKDASAAIYGVRAANGVVVVTTKRGKLNTKNTINVDAYTGWQNWSRFPATTDAYGWMSGKADAEMNQFGKTDITASELEKWKAGTDPAYRSFNWYDFIIKPNSPQTSINVNTTGGSDKINYYLSVTRLDQNSVLGREFTFGRTNIQSNIDAKITDRLKVGVQINGRQETRDNPGVPGGDDYWAPRFALFRNRPTERPFANDNPEYINNIGHMAENWGLLTKANSGYWTEDWRVLQTNFIADYETPIKGLTAKGTYSYYIADKLMNGHEYTYDAYSYFPETDSYKVTFANLNPWRERGTHKTFETVLQGQLNYKKEIGKHKIAGTFVAERINRHELDVWVHAVPKTNALPILQFADMDTYNDQDWEEARIGYIGRFNYSYANKYYLEVSGREDAAWKFVSNKRWGFFPSMSAGWRITEEKFAKSILGSSTLDIKLRGSYGELGDDNINLGINSDDSRYIGAFAYIPGYNYGTSTNIIDGNVVKGSRDRGVPITSITWFTSKITDIGADYSIMNGKLSGSIDYFYRKRDGLRGVKYDVLVPSEIGYSLPDDNVNSDAVMGAETSISYDGSVGKLNYTVGGNVSFAREKFLNSYKPRFNNSWDNYRNSSEGRWTGAYWGYEVVGQFQSFDEINNYTINNDGQGNKTMLPGDLMYKDINGDGKIDDYDQRPIGFPRDRNPILNFGFNISASYANFDFKADFSGGAMYSYNQNWEMRNPYQNTGNLLKVFYDERWHRADPLDLNSQWISGKYPALRFNNGDHSNYNKNSTFWLTNMSYLRLRTLEIGYTLPKTLVEKAKLQKARFYVNTYNLFSFDKLKKLGVEPEIMDENGLQYPQNRLVNLGVNLSF, from the coding sequence ATGAAACTAACAACTGTACTAATTCTGGCAGTTACCATGCAAATCAGTGCTACTGTTTATTCTCAAAGCACCAAGTTCAGTATGGATTTTAAAGGGAAAACGGTTCGCGAAGTCTTTAATATTATTGAAGGTCAGAGCCGGTTCCGGTTTTTCTTCAACGATGATTTTAGATTGATCGACGAAAAAGTGAACCTTGATGTTAAAGATGTTAGCGTAGAAGCTATTTTGGACGAGCTGTTCCTGAATTCAGACATCAGCTACAAAGTTCTGCCTAACGATTTAATTGTACTGACAGCCAGTAATAACCAAGGACTTGCACCAGTTAATCAAAGCAAAACAATCAAAGGCAAAGTAGTTGACGTAGAAGGGCTTCCATTGCCGGGCGTAACCGTCTATTTAAAAGGCACCACAGGTGGAACCATCACCAGTGGCGATGGGACATACAATCTCCCTGTTCCTGCAAATGCAAAAACATTGGTATTCTCGTTTGTAGGTATGGAAACCAAAGAAATAGCTCTTGGCAGTCAATCGGAAATTAATGTAACAATGGCCGAAAATACAATTGGTATTGAGGAGGTTGTCGCTATTGGTTATGGTGTCCAGAAGAAAGAATCGCTGACCGGAGCCATTTCAGGAGTAACATCCGAAGATATGGACCGTGTACACTCAACCACAGTTAGTTCGGCTCTGGCCGGTAAGCTGGCCGGGGTTTCTTTCCGTATGGCTGACGGACGTCCGGGATCATCGGCAAACATTCAGATCCGTAACATGGGCAATCCCTTGTATGTTATCGACGGAATCCAGAAAGATGCCGCACAGTTCAACAACATTTCTCCGAACGATATCGAAAGTTTAACTATTCTGAAAGATGCTTCGGCAGCCATCTATGGAGTACGCGCAGCAAACGGTGTAGTTGTGGTTACTACCAAACGTGGTAAACTAAATACAAAGAATACCATTAATGTTGACGCGTACACAGGATGGCAAAACTGGTCGCGGTTTCCTGCAACAACCGATGCTTACGGATGGATGTCGGGTAAAGCAGACGCAGAAATGAACCAATTTGGAAAAACCGACATCACTGCTTCGGAACTTGAAAAATGGAAAGCCGGTACCGATCCTGCTTACCGAAGCTTCAACTGGTACGATTTTATTATCAAACCAAATTCTCCACAAACATCGATTAACGTAAACACCACCGGGGGTTCCGACAAAATCAATTATTACCTTTCGGTTACACGTTTAGATCAGAATTCGGTTTTAGGCCGTGAGTTTACTTTCGGACGTACCAATATCCAGTCGAACATCGATGCTAAAATTACCGATCGCCTGAAAGTGGGTGTTCAGATCAATGGCCGTCAGGAAACACGCGACAATCCTGGTGTTCCCGGAGGAGACGATTACTGGGCTCCTCGTTTTGCATTGTTCCGCAACCGCCCAACCGAGCGCCCGTTTGCTAACGACAATCCGGAGTACATCAACAACATTGGTCACATGGCCGAAAACTGGGGATTACTTACCAAAGCAAATTCAGGATACTGGACTGAAGACTGGAGAGTTTTACAAACCAATTTTATTGCTGATTACGAAACCCCAATTAAAGGGTTGACCGCCAAAGGAACCTATTCGTATTACATTGCCGACAAATTGATGAACGGACACGAATATACCTACGATGCATACAGCTATTTCCCTGAAACTGATAGTTACAAAGTAACCTTTGCCAACCTGAACCCATGGAGAGAGCGCGGAACACACAAAACATTCGAAACGGTTTTGCAGGGCCAGTTGAACTACAAAAAGGAAATTGGCAAACATAAAATCGCAGGAACATTTGTTGCTGAGCGCATTAATCGTCACGAATTAGACGTTTGGGTTCATGCAGTGCCTAAAACCAATGCACTTCCAATTCTTCAGTTTGCTGATATGGATACTTACAATGATCAGGACTGGGAAGAAGCCCGTATTGGTTACATTGGTCGTTTCAATTACAGCTATGCCAACAAATACTACCTCGAAGTTTCGGGTCGTGAGGATGCAGCATGGAAATTCGTTTCGAACAAACGTTGGGGATTTTTTCCATCAATGTCAGCCGGATGGAGAATTACCGAAGAAAAATTTGCTAAATCAATCTTAGGTTCAAGCACTTTAGATATCAAACTTCGTGGATCATACGGTGAACTTGGTGACGATAATATCAATTTGGGAATTAATTCTGATGACAGTCGTTACATCGGTGCGTTTGCATACATACCTGGATATAACTACGGGACATCAACCAATATTATTGATGGGAATGTGGTAAAAGGATCAAGAGACCGTGGTGTTCCAATTACATCAATCACTTGGTTTACCAGTAAGATCACCGATATTGGAGCAGATTATTCGATAATGAATGGAAAATTAAGCGGTAGTATTGACTACTTTTATCGTAAACGCGATGGTTTGCGAGGAGTTAAATATGACGTTTTAGTTCCAAGCGAAATCGGATACTCACTTCCGGATGATAATGTAAACAGCGATGCCGTTATGGGAGCTGAAACATCGATTAGTTACGACGGAAGCGTTGGCAAATTAAATTATACTGTTGGTGGAAATGTTTCATTTGCACGCGAAAAATTCCTGAATTCGTACAAACCACGTTTCAATAACTCCTGGGACAATTACCGCAATTCAAGCGAAGGCCGCTGGACCGGAGCTTACTGGGGATACGAAGTTGTTGGCCAATTCCAGTCGTTCGACGAAATCAACAACTACACCATTAACAATGATGGACAGGGAAACAAAACCATGCTTCCTGGTGATTTGATGTACAAAGACATCAACGGCGATGGTAAAATTGACGACTACGACCAACGTCCTATTGGTTTCCCTAGAGACCGTAACCCAATCCTGAACTTTGGATTTAACATCAGCGCCAGCTACGCGAACTTCGACTTCAAAGCCGACTTCTCGGGTGGTGCAATGTACTCATACAACCAAAACTGGGAAATGAGAAACCCATACCAGAACACAGGTAACTTGTTGAAAGTATTCTACGACGAAAGATGGCACCGTGCTGATCCGCTGGATTTAAACAGTCAATGGATTTCAGGTAAATATCCTGCCTTAAGGTTCAACAACGGCGATCATAGCAACTACAACAAAAACTCCACATTCTGGCTGACTAACATGAGTTATCTTCGATTGAGGACTTTGGAAATTGGTTATACATTGCCAAAAACATTGGTTGAAAAAGCAAAACTCCAGAAAGCTCGTTTCTATGTCAATACATATAACCTGTTCTCGTTTGACAAGTTAAAAAAACTAGGTGTTGAACCTGAGATTATGGACGAAAATGGTCTGCAATATCCTCAGAACAGATTGGTAAATCTTGGTGTTAACCTTAGTTTCTAA
- a CDS encoding RagB/SusD family nutrient uptake outer membrane protein yields MKKYIFISIMLVTLAWGCNDEAFLDKSPTNILLDNQIWNDPSLVLSVVADLYDRVPEYQTLQGWWDFASFDEGFASNGGDYWRHKNQDYGYGEWSNWDYGLLREVNLFIERCGTADKLDASTKARFLAEGRFIRANIYFELVKRMGGVPIITESMTYDFSGDPSYLRKPRNKEAEVYDFIIKELDAIKADLPNDPNTKSRASQGLVLAMKSRVCLYAASIAKYGATTPTVSLPGGEVGIPADLAAGYYQKALTAAEELINGGKYSLYKKKENLSENFANLFIDKSNPEAIFVKDFKLKSGKVEGWTLVNQPWSQAEDLEGGRLNPSLNLVQSFEKLDNTYDTFQTNQANGDYIYFTNPKDMFAGRDARLEGTVMVPGSYYKGKQLDIWAGFLLADGTVINGDNFGTRKTLPGKSAPEYVVGWDGPIDGLEFSAQSGFYVRKYMDLAVGSGQRGVNSEVWWIRYRLGEVYLNAAEAAFELGDKAKAAGYMNTVRERAGLVIPLTAADITFDRIVHERKVELAFEGHELWDMKRWRLAHVIWNGVSTPLTNDPGKATEVSTRVFGMWPYKYYNPGGANDGKYIFKKIIPAQVTNAHRFRLGNYYSEINSTIRNNNPLIVRNPNQE; encoded by the coding sequence ATGAAAAAATATATTTTTATTTCAATCATGCTCGTCACCCTTGCCTGGGGCTGTAATGATGAGGCATTTTTGGACAAATCACCAACTAATATTCTTCTGGATAACCAGATATGGAACGACCCCAGCCTTGTGCTCTCTGTTGTTGCCGACTTATACGACCGTGTTCCTGAATACCAAACACTTCAGGGATGGTGGGATTTTGCAAGTTTCGACGAAGGATTTGCATCAAACGGCGGCGACTACTGGCGCCATAAAAACCAGGATTACGGTTACGGCGAATGGTCGAACTGGGATTACGGTTTGCTCCGTGAAGTAAACCTGTTTATTGAAAGATGTGGTACTGCCGACAAACTGGATGCGTCAACCAAAGCACGTTTCCTTGCTGAAGGACGTTTCATCCGTGCCAACATTTATTTCGAACTGGTTAAACGTATGGGTGGAGTACCGATTATTACTGAATCGATGACTTACGATTTCAGTGGCGACCCATCGTACCTGCGCAAACCACGTAATAAAGAAGCTGAAGTTTACGATTTCATCATTAAAGAATTGGATGCCATTAAAGCCGATTTACCGAATGATCCAAATACTAAATCACGCGCTTCACAAGGGTTGGTTTTAGCTATGAAATCACGCGTTTGTTTGTACGCTGCTTCAATTGCTAAATATGGTGCAACAACTCCAACGGTATCGTTACCTGGCGGCGAAGTTGGGATCCCTGCAGATTTGGCTGCTGGTTATTATCAGAAAGCCCTTACTGCTGCTGAAGAATTAATTAACGGTGGTAAATATTCGTTATACAAGAAAAAAGAAAATCTTTCTGAAAACTTCGCTAATCTTTTCATCGACAAATCGAATCCGGAAGCAATTTTCGTAAAAGATTTCAAATTGAAAAGTGGTAAAGTTGAAGGCTGGACACTGGTTAACCAACCTTGGTCGCAGGCAGAAGATTTGGAAGGCGGACGTTTGAATCCTTCATTAAATTTGGTTCAATCGTTTGAAAAACTGGATAACACCTACGATACTTTCCAGACCAATCAGGCCAATGGCGATTACATCTATTTCACTAATCCGAAAGACATGTTTGCTGGCCGCGATGCACGTTTGGAAGGTACTGTAATGGTTCCGGGTTCGTACTACAAAGGAAAACAACTCGACATTTGGGCTGGATTCTTATTGGCCGACGGAACTGTTATTAATGGCGATAACTTTGGAACCCGCAAAACTCTTCCCGGCAAATCTGCTCCTGAATATGTTGTTGGTTGGGATGGCCCGATTGACGGTCTTGAATTCAGCGCTCAGTCTGGTTTCTATGTTCGCAAATACATGGACTTGGCCGTAGGTTCAGGCCAGCGTGGTGTGAACAGCGAAGTGTGGTGGATCCGCTACCGTTTAGGCGAAGTTTACCTGAATGCGGCCGAAGCTGCTTTCGAATTGGGCGACAAAGCCAAAGCTGCCGGTTACATGAATACTGTTCGCGAACGTGCTGGATTGGTTATTCCATTGACAGCTGCCGACATCACTTTCGACCGTATCGTTCACGAACGTAAAGTGGAACTTGCTTTCGAAGGACACGAGCTTTGGGACATGAAACGCTGGAGATTGGCTCACGTAATCTGGAACGGAGTTTCTACTCCACTGACAAACGACCCTGGAAAAGCTACTGAAGTAAGTACGCGTGTTTTCGGAATGTGGCCATACAAATATTATAACCCAGGTGGTGCAAACGATGGCAAATATATTTTCAAGAAAATCATTCCTGCTCAGGTTACCAATGCCCACCGGTTCCGTTTAGGCAATTATTATTCTGAAATTAACAGCACAATCAGGAATAACAATCCGCTAATCGTCCGGAATCCTAACCAGGAGTAA
- a CDS encoding DUF3823 domain-containing protein gives MKLKLIIALGVIGSFLASCQKDNFDEPGSKLEGKLVYKGEAINVSYNDVTFQLWEPGWQKKGEINVAVDQDGSFSAMLFDANYKLVIPSNQGPFRSITNTETKSDTILVNLSGSKTMDIEVMPYYMIRTPQFTVAGREVTGTFKAEKIITDANAKNIERVNLYVNKTQFVDFRSNVASSELDGASFTAGTTVTLKATVPTLTPTQNYVFARIGLKIAGVEDMIFSPVVKVNL, from the coding sequence ATGAAATTAAAATTAATTATAGCATTAGGCGTCATTGGCAGCTTCCTTGCTTCGTGCCAGAAAGACAATTTTGACGAACCTGGTTCAAAGCTTGAAGGTAAACTGGTTTACAAAGGCGAGGCTATCAACGTTAGCTACAACGATGTTACGTTTCAGTTATGGGAACCAGGATGGCAAAAGAAAGGCGAAATTAATGTTGCAGTCGATCAGGATGGTTCTTTTTCAGCCATGCTTTTCGATGCCAACTACAAATTGGTTATCCCTTCAAACCAGGGACCATTCCGCAGCATTACAAACACCGAAACCAAATCGGATACGATTCTGGTTAACCTGAGCGGAAGCAAAACAATGGACATCGAGGTTATGCCATATTACATGATCCGCACCCCTCAATTTACGGTTGCAGGCCGCGAAGTAACCGGTACATTTAAAGCTGAAAAAATCATTACAGATGCCAACGCAAAAAACATTGAGCGCGTTAACCTGTATGTAAACAAAACTCAGTTTGTTGATTTCCGTTCGAATGTTGCTTCGTCCGAACTGGATGGTGCTTCGTTTACTGCAGGAACAACTGTAACACTAAAAGCTACAGTACCAACACTTACACCTACTCAAAATTATGTTTTTGCCCGCATCGGCCTAAAAATCGCCGGTGTTGAGGACATGATTTTTTCGCCGGTTGTGAAAGTAAATTTATAA
- a CDS encoding glutaminase family protein, with protein MSKNHPGKIFRTKSPFYFILLSLFLLASCAETKKATPVVTMTKNLRAPAYPLVTIDPYTSAWSEADHLYDDAVRHWTGKRHGLIGAIRVDGQVYRFLGKEELPRKAVLPMANQGAWDGVFSLTQPASGWEKPDFNASKWTAGKGAFGTSGMPDLVTPWETPDIWVRREFTIDANLTDAPLYLIYSHDDNFELYLNGQKLVDTGYAWKNNAVLPLDGELKKLLIKGGKNVIAAHCHNKTGGGLVDFGIYQDSEKQEIFAQAAIQKSVAMSATKTQYIFACGSVDLNLEFMTPLLPQNPDVLSRPVSYLSYDVKSTDGKDHDVQIYFEATPEWAVNTISQEVSIEKGETDGLTYFKTGTTEQPVLAKKGDDLRIDWGYFYLCGAKTPEMSYSLGGYQAIKEGFAATGILESTGEQKMTTKMVPNMPVMACAQQLGKVSDKGSNGKIMIGYDDLYSIQYFNENRMAWWKKDGKVTMDDALKAANTEYDQLVETCAKFDNEMWNDAVKAGGENYAELCVLAFRQSIAAHKLFKDKEGNTIFLSKENFSNGSIGTVDLTYPSAPLFLIYNPDLLKGMMNPIFYFSESGKWNKPFAAHDVGTYPLANGQTYGGDMPVEESGNMLVLAAAIAQAEGNATFAEKHWEVLTVWANYLVENGLNPENQLCTDDFAGHFAHNTNLSIKAIMGIASYGKLADMLGKKDIAEKYTAQAKEMAGKWVEMANDGDHFRLTFDQPGTWSQKYNLVWDKILGFNIFDPAVAQKEIAYYLTKQNTYGLPLDNRKTYTKSDWIMWTATLANDKETFQKFIDPLHKCFNESPTRVPMTDWYETTDAKQVGFQARSVVAGYFMKMLEQKSVKK; from the coding sequence ATGAGTAAAAACCACCCGGGGAAAATCTTCAGAACAAAATCCCCTTTTTATTTCATTCTTCTAAGTTTGTTTCTGCTCGCTTCGTGCGCTGAAACAAAAAAGGCCACGCCGGTGGTAACGATGACCAAAAACCTGCGTGCTCCGGCTTATCCGCTGGTCACCATCGATCCGTACACCAGCGCCTGGTCGGAAGCAGATCATTTGTACGATGATGCTGTTCGCCACTGGACAGGCAAACGCCACGGACTGATCGGCGCCATTCGTGTTGACGGACAGGTTTACCGCTTTTTGGGTAAGGAAGAATTACCCCGAAAAGCAGTTCTGCCAATGGCTAACCAAGGTGCCTGGGATGGTGTTTTCAGTTTGACCCAACCTGCCAGTGGATGGGAAAAACCTGATTTCAATGCGTCAAAATGGACTGCCGGGAAAGGCGCTTTCGGTACTTCCGGAATGCCAGATTTGGTAACTCCCTGGGAAACTCCGGATATTTGGGTTCGTCGCGAATTCACCATCGATGCAAATCTGACTGATGCCCCACTCTACCTGATTTATTCGCACGACGACAATTTTGAACTTTACCTGAACGGTCAGAAATTAGTTGATACGGGCTATGCCTGGAAAAACAATGCAGTTCTTCCTTTAGATGGTGAATTGAAAAAGCTATTGATAAAAGGTGGCAAAAATGTAATTGCAGCACATTGCCACAACAAAACCGGCGGTGGATTGGTCGATTTTGGTATTTATCAGGATAGCGAAAAACAGGAAATATTTGCACAGGCCGCAATACAAAAATCGGTTGCTATGTCGGCCACAAAAACACAATATATATTCGCTTGCGGATCGGTTGATTTAAACTTGGAATTTATGACACCGCTTTTGCCCCAAAATCCGGATGTGCTTTCGCGCCCGGTAAGCTACCTGAGCTACGACGTGAAATCGACCGATGGAAAAGACCACGATGTTCAGATTTACTTCGAAGCTACTCCGGAATGGGCCGTCAATACTATTTCGCAGGAAGTTTCGATCGAAAAAGGCGAAACTGATGGACTTACCTACTTCAAGACCGGAACAACCGAACAACCGGTATTGGCTAAAAAAGGCGACGATCTCCGGATTGACTGGGGATATTTTTACCTGTGCGGCGCCAAAACTCCTGAAATGAGTTACTCGCTAGGCGGATATCAGGCAATTAAAGAGGGTTTCGCAGCCACCGGAATTCTGGAATCGACAGGGGAACAAAAAATGACCACCAAAATGGTTCCTAATATGCCTGTTATGGCTTGTGCTCAGCAATTGGGCAAAGTTTCTGACAAAGGATCAAACGGCAAAATCATGATTGGATACGATGATTTGTATTCCATTCAGTACTTCAATGAAAACCGCATGGCCTGGTGGAAAAAAGATGGAAAAGTAACGATGGACGATGCCCTAAAAGCCGCCAATACCGAATACGACCAGTTGGTTGAAACCTGTGCTAAGTTCGATAATGAAATGTGGAACGATGCCGTAAAAGCCGGTGGCGAAAATTATGCAGAACTCTGCGTGTTGGCTTTCCGCCAGTCGATTGCCGCCCACAAATTGTTTAAAGACAAAGAAGGCAACACCATTTTCCTTTCGAAAGAAAACTTCAGTAACGGATCGATTGGTACGGTTGACTTAACTTACCCGTCTGCCCCATTGTTCCTGATTTATAATCCCGATTTGCTGAAGGGAATGATGAACCCGATTTTCTATTTTTCTGAAAGCGGAAAATGGAACAAACCATTTGCTGCTCACGATGTGGGAACTTATCCACTGGCCAACGGTCAAACGTATGGTGGAGACATGCCGGTTGAAGAATCAGGAAATATGCTGGTTTTGGCTGCTGCCATTGCTCAAGCCGAAGGCAATGCCACTTTCGCCGAAAAACATTGGGAAGTGCTTACCGTTTGGGCTAATTACCTGGTAGAAAACGGACTAAATCCTGAAAACCAATTGTGTACCGACGATTTTGCCGGCCACTTTGCGCACAACACCAACCTTTCAATAAAAGCCATCATGGGTATAGCAAGCTATGGAAAACTGGCCGACATGTTGGGTAAGAAAGACATTGCTGAAAAATACACTGCTCAGGCTAAAGAAATGGCTGGCAAATGGGTCGAAATGGCTAACGATGGCGATCATTTCCGCCTGACATTTGATCAACCCGGAACCTGGAGCCAGAAATACAACCTGGTTTGGGACAAAATTCTCGGCTTTAACATCTTCGATCCTGCAGTGGCTCAAAAGGAAATTGCCTATTACCTGACCAAGCAAAACACTTACGGATTGCCTTTAGACAACCGGAAAACCTACACTAAATCCGACTGGATTATGTGGACAGCAACCCTTGCCAACGACAAGGAAACATTCCAGAAGTTTATCGATCCGCTGCACAAATGTTTCAACGAATCACCTACCCGTGTTCCGATGACTGACTGGTACGAAACAACTGATGCCAAACAGGTCGGATTTCAGGCCCGTTCAGTTGTTGCCGGATATTTCATGAAAATGCTGGAACAAAAATCAGTAAAAAAATAG
- a CDS encoding Arm DNA-binding domain-containing protein, whose translation MNIKRNIIFTLERRKKIDVLVTDNVPIRMRVIYGGTRIEFSTGYRIDESKWDADKQRVKNGCTNKLKQSSSEINSDLLKYYTDIQNIFKEFEVKNITPTGHAG comes from the coding sequence ATGAATATCAAAAGAAACATCATTTTCACATTAGAAAGACGAAAGAAAATCGACGTTTTGGTCACTGACAATGTTCCAATCCGGATGCGTGTTATCTATGGTGGAACTCGGATCGAATTTAGCACCGGATACCGAATAGATGAATCCAAATGGGACGCAGACAAACAACGGGTAAAGAACGGATGTACGAACAAACTTAAGCAAAGCTCATCTGAAATCAATTCTGACTTGTTAAAATACTATACCGATATTCAGAATATTTTTAAGGAATTTGAGGTTAAGAATATTACTCCTACTGGACACGCCGGATAA
- the istA gene encoding IS21 family transposase, producing MSKVRSIIRLYTEGVSKQSIGERTGLPRNSVKKYIRLFLASGKSPQEIQLMSDTELEQMFLDMVPRNHIENDLRYQSLEAFFPTMEKALKIRGNTKEKLWEQYFEQHPAGYRFSQFKHYYLLWKKVRNPVMHIEHKAGEKMYVDYAGEKLKVLDPETLDITEVEVFVAILGASQLTYVEASYTQQKEDFINSCENALHYFGGVPNAIVTDNLKSAVIKSNRYEPTLNEAFRDFVSYYSMAALPAAPYKPKHKALVEGAVKIIYRSIYSILKGNVYSCIELLNSAIREALEAHNNRPLTGRPFSRRQLFEDTERHFLHPLPEKRYELKRRYIASVMKNNYVCLAEDKHYYSVPYHFIGKKVTLLYSQSEVEIYHRYERIAVHKRNRHLFGHTTITDHLASQHRFMSDWNPDKFIERAAEVGPQTKEYIIQLLNARQHPEQTYRSCQGVLSFSVRAGKERLNNACLRALQYGDYSYQTIRVILEKGLDRNVDDQQHVDQSMPPHLNIRGKNYYR from the coding sequence ATGAGCAAGGTAAGAAGCATTATCAGGCTTTACACCGAGGGTGTAAGTAAACAGTCCATCGGGGAACGGACAGGTCTTCCCCGCAATAGTGTTAAGAAGTATATCAGGTTGTTCCTGGCTTCGGGCAAATCGCCCCAGGAGATTCAACTGATGAGTGACACTGAACTTGAGCAGATGTTTCTGGATATGGTTCCACGCAATCATATTGAGAATGATCTGCGTTATCAATCTCTGGAAGCATTTTTCCCCACCATGGAAAAAGCATTGAAGATCCGGGGAAACACCAAGGAGAAGCTTTGGGAGCAATATTTTGAACAGCATCCTGCAGGCTATCGGTTTTCACAGTTCAAGCATTATTATCTTCTCTGGAAGAAGGTTCGTAATCCGGTTATGCACATTGAGCATAAGGCCGGGGAGAAGATGTATGTTGATTATGCAGGCGAAAAACTCAAGGTTTTAGATCCGGAAACATTAGACATCACAGAGGTAGAGGTTTTTGTCGCCATACTGGGTGCAAGCCAGTTGACCTACGTAGAGGCCAGTTATACCCAACAGAAGGAAGACTTCATCAACTCCTGCGAAAATGCATTACATTACTTCGGAGGTGTTCCTAATGCCATCGTTACGGATAACTTAAAATCGGCGGTAATCAAGAGTAATCGTTATGAGCCAACACTTAATGAGGCTTTTCGTGACTTCGTAAGCTATTATTCGATGGCGGCTTTACCGGCAGCTCCGTATAAACCCAAACACAAAGCGTTGGTAGAAGGTGCCGTCAAAATCATTTACCGTTCGATTTACAGCATTTTAAAGGGTAATGTATATTCTTGCATTGAACTGCTAAATAGCGCGATCAGGGAGGCACTGGAAGCTCATAATAACAGGCCGCTTACAGGAAGGCCATTCAGCAGGCGACAGTTATTCGAAGATACTGAACGACACTTTTTGCACCCTTTACCTGAAAAGAGATATGAGTTGAAGCGACGCTATATCGCTTCTGTGATGAAGAACAATTACGTCTGCCTTGCCGAGGATAAGCATTATTACAGTGTTCCTTACCATTTTATCGGCAAGAAGGTAACCTTGCTTTACAGCCAATCTGAGGTTGAAATTTATCACCGCTACGAGCGAATTGCAGTGCACAAAAGGAACAGGCACCTTTTTGGACACACAACAATAACAGATCATCTGGCCTCGCAGCACCGCTTCATGAGCGACTGGAACCCCGATAAATTTATCGAACGAGCCGCAGAGGTAGGCCCTCAAACAAAAGAATATATTATCCAGTTGCTAAATGCCCGGCAGCATCCGGAGCAGACCTATCGATCCTGCCAGGGAGTTTTAAGTTTTTCGGTACGTGCCGGAAAAGAGCGGCTTAACAATGCTTGTCTGCGTGCACTTCAATATGGCGATTACAGCTATCAGACCATCCGGGTAATCCTTGAAAAAGGACTTGACCGAAACGTTGATGATCAGCAGCATGTTGATCAGTCAATGCCCCCTCACCTGAACATACGTGGTAAAAACTATTACCGGTAA